A stretch of Alligator mississippiensis isolate rAllMis1 chromosome 14, rAllMis1, whole genome shotgun sequence DNA encodes these proteins:
- the BRPF3 gene encoding bromodomain and PHD finger-containing protein 3 isoform X3: protein MRKPRRRSRQNLEGRRSPSPYSLKCSPTRETLTYAQAQRIVEVDIDGRLHRISIYDPLKIITEDELTAQDITECNSNKENSEQPLFPSKSKKTPSKGKKKESCSKHAPGTSLHLPQPSFRVMDSFSQPDAPPLPAAYYRYIEKPPEDLDADVEYDMDEEDLAWLEMVNQKRTEDGYGSVSADTFELLVDRLEKESYLESRNNGAQQSLIDEDAFCCVCMDDECHNSNVILFCDICNLAVHQECYGVPYIPEGQWLCRCCLQSPSRPVDCVLCPNKGGAFKQTSDGHWAHVVCAIWIPEVCFANTVFLEPIEGINNIPPARWKLTCYICKQKGMGAAIQCHKVNCYTAFHVTCAQRAGLFMKIEPMRETSVNGTTFTVRKTAYCGAHSPPGTLKKGSPAATSEGEEDIMKEEREEEGSTGPPKGSLKKNKVKLKQKIKKEGGDLTDGRSSVPLVMVTQIPSYRLNKICSGLSLQRKNQFMQRLHNYWLLKRQSRNGVPLIRRLHSHLQSQRNAEQKEQDEKTSAVKEELKYWQKLRHDLERARLLIELIRKREKLKREQVKVQQAAMELQLTPFNVLLRTTLDLLQEKDPAQIFAEPVNLNEVPDYLEFISKPMDFSTMRRKLESHLYRTLDEFEEDFNLIVTNCMRYNAKDTIFHRAAVRLRDLGGAILRHARRQAENIGFDTEVGIHLPESPKTEDFYRFSWEDVDNILVPENRAHLSLEAQLKELLEKLDMVSTMRSSGARTRRIRLLRREINSIRQKLAQQQNKTMPNGESAPREEGLDRVLRGEQDDDGEKDDTKPPHPPTLEPTGPAPSLSELDSLQDPPMLKPISESKSLSRLQKRMKSDGELFDKKTLQRESQAFQRLLSDNGLNGLALQATDTPANPPFSGVGRRTSVLFKKAKNGVKLQKGLDCPLENGEDHSQTGQISSSGTEGERQARKRPRSRSCSESDVEKSPRQSGDTAGVTNGFGKHVESGSDSECSSGLGSRLTFEACSGLAPPKRSRGKPALSRVPFLDGVNGDSDYSSSGRNLLMSFESQADLEPLELVWAKCRGYPSYPALIIDPKMPREGLLHNGVPIPVPPLDVLKLGEQRQTEAGEKLFLVLFFDNKRTWQWLPRDKVLPLGVDDTVDKLKMMEGRKTSIRKSVQVAYDRAMIHMSRVRGDHPFVTSHYL from the exons GAGAGACTCTGACATACGCCCAGGCCCAGCGGATTGTAGAGGTTGACATTGATGGACGTCTTCATCGTATCAGCATCTATGATCCTCTGAAGATCATCACAGAGGATGAGCTGACAGCCCAGGACATCACAGAGTGCAACAGCAACAAAGAAAACAGTGAGCAGCCCCTGTTCCCATCGAAGTCCAAGAAAACGCCATCTAAAGGCAAAAAGAAGGAGTCATGTTCCAAACATGCGCCAGGGACATCTTTACACTTACCCCAGCCCAGCTTCCGGGTGATGGACTCCTTCAGCCAGCCTGatgctcctcccctgcctgcagcataCTACCGGTACATTGAGAAACCTCCTGAGGACCTCGATGCAGACGTGGAGTATGACATGGATGAGGAGGATCTGGCTTGGCTGGAAATGGTCAACCAGAAGAGGACGGAGGATGGCTATGGGTCGGTTTCTGCTGACACTTTTGAGCTGCTAGTGGATCGACTGGAGAAGGAGTCCTATTTAGAGAGCCGCAACAACGGGGCTCAGCAGTCCCTCATTGACGAGGACGCCTTCTGCTGCGTCTGCATGGACGATGAGTGTCACAACAGTAACGTCATCCTGTTCTGTGACATCTGTAACTTGGCCGTGCACCAGGAGTGTTACGGCGTGCCCTACATCCCTGAGGGCCAGTGGCTTTGCCGCTGTTGCCTTCAGTCCCCTTCCCGCCCGGTTGATTGTGTTCTTTGTCCAAACAAAGGTGGAGCCTTCAAGCAGACCAGCGATGGCCACTGGGCCCATGTTGTTTGTGCCATCTGGATCCCAGAGGTCTGCTTTGCGAACACTGTGTTCCTGGAGCCCATCGAGGGGATCAACAACATCCCACCCGCTCGCTGGAAACTCACTTGCTACATCTGCAAGCAAAAAGGCATGGGAGCTGCCATCCAGTGCCACAAGGTGAACTGCTACACTGCCTTCCATGTCACCTGTGCCCAGCGTGCTGGTCTCTTCATGAAGATTGAGCCCATGAGAGAGACCAGTGTCAACGGCACGACTTTCACGGTGCGTAAGACTGCTTATTGTGGGGCTCATTCCCCACCTGGGACACTGAAAAAAGGGTCTCCAGCTGCTaccagtgagggggaggaggacattatgaaggaggaaagagaggaggagggcagcactgggcccccCAAGGGATCTCTCAAGAAGAACAAAGTGAAGTTGAAACAGAAGATCAAAAAGGAAGGTGGTGACCTGACAGATGGACGCTCATCTGTGCCACTGGTGATGGTCACACAAATCCCTTCTTACCG GTTGAATAAGATCTGCAGTGGGCTCTCACTCCAGAGGAAGAACCAGTTTATGCAGCGGCTGCACAACTATTGGCTGCTGAAACGCCAGTCGAGGAATGGTGTGCCTCTCATACGGCGCCTGCACTCTCACTTACAGTCCCAAAGAAATGCAGAGCAG AAGGAGCAGGATGAGAAGACCAGTGCAGTGAAAGAGGAACTGAAGTATTGGCAGAAACTGCGGCATGACTTGGAGAGGGCACGGTTGCTTATTGAGCTGATCCGTAAGAGGGAGAAACTTAAACGGGAACAG gTCAAAGTTCAGCAAGCTGCTATGGAGTTACAGCTGACTCCTTTCAATGTACTGCTGCGTACAACCTTGGACCTGCTACAGGAGAAGGATCCTGCCCAGATCTTTGCAGAGCCCGTTAATCTGAATGAG GTTCCAGATTACCTGGAATTCATTTCCAAACCAATGGATTTTTCCACCATGAGGCGGAAGCTGGAGTCCCACCTGTACCGAACCTTGGATGAGTTTGAGGAAGACTTTAACCTTATAGTTACCAACTGCATGAGGTATAATGCTAAAGACACCATTTTCCACCGAGCAGCTGTCCGGCTCAGAGACCTTGGAGGAGCGATATTGCGCCATGCGCGACGGCAGGCTGAAAACATTGGCTTTGACACTGAAGTGGGGATTCACCTGCCTGAGTCGCCCAAAACAGAAGACTTTTACCGCTTTTCCTGGGAGGATG TGGATAACATCCTTGTCCCTGAGAATCGGGCTCACCTTTCCCTGGAGGCGCAGctgaaggagctgctggagaagctGGACATGGTGAGCACCATGAGGTCCAGCGGCGCCAGAACCCGACGCATTCGGCTCCTGAGACGCGAGATCAACTCCATCCGGCAGAAGCTGGCCCAGCAACAGAACAAGACCATGCCGAATGGAGAGTCCGCACCACGGGAGGAAGGGCTTGACAGAGTACTGAGGGGAGAGCAGGATGATGACGGGGAGAAAG atgacaccaagcccccccacccccccactctggAGCCCACAGGACCCGCACCCTCCCTGTCTGAGCTGGACTCTCTGCAGGACCCACCGATGCTCAAGCCCATTAGTGAAAGCAAGTCCTTGAGCCGGCTGCAGAAGCGCATGAAATCGGACGGCGAGCTCTTTGACAAGAAGACGCTGCAGAGGGAGAGCCAAGCCTTCCAGCGCTTGCTCAGTGACAATGGCCTGAACGGCCTGGCCCTTCAGGCCACGGACACTCCTGCCAACCCTCCATTCAGTGGTGTGGGCAGGCGGACAtctgtcctttttaaaaaagctAAGAATGGGGTGAAGCTGCAGAAAGGCCTGGACTGCCCGCTGGAGAACGGAGAGGACCACAGCCAGACTGGACAGATTTCCTCTTCTGGCACAGAGGGTGAGCGGCAAGCCAGGAAACGGCCacggagcaggagctgcagcgaGAGCGATGTTGAGAAATCCCCCAGGCAGTCAGGAGACACAG CAGGAGTGACCAATGGCTTTGGGAAACACGTGGAAAGCGGGTCTGACtcagagtgcagctctggccttGGCAGCAGGCTGACATTTGAAGCGTGCAG TGGTTTGGCTCCTCCGAAACGTAGTCGAGGGAAGCCTGCACTTTCTCGGGTTCCATTCTTGGATGGTGTGAACGGAGACTCTGATTACAGCAGCTCAG GCAGAAACCTCTTGATGTCCTTTGAGAGTCAGGCTGACCTGGAACCCTTGGAGCTTGTGTGGGCCAAGTGTCGAGGCTATCCATCCTACCCTGCCTTG ATAATTGATCCTAAGATGCCACGTGAGGGCCTCCTTCACAATGgtgtccccatccctgtccctccCCTTGACGTGTTGAAGCTGGGGGAACAGAGGCAGACAGAGGCAGGAGAAAAGCTCTTCCTTGTCCTTTTCTTTGACAACAAGAGAACCTG GCAGTGGCTTCCACGTGACAAAGTACTTCCCCTTGGAGTGGATGATACGGTGGACAAGCTAAAGATGATGGAAGGCCGAAAGACCAGCATCCGCAAGTCCGTCCAGGTGGCGTATGACCGAGCCATGATCCACATGAGCCGTGTACGGGGAGACCACCCCTTTGTCACATCACATTACCTGTAG
- the BRPF3 gene encoding bromodomain and PHD finger-containing protein 3 isoform X4: protein MRKPRRRSRQNLEGRRSPSPYSLKCSPTRETLTYAQAQRIVEVDIDGRLHRISIYDPLKIITEDELTAQDITECNSNKENSEQPLFPSKSKKTPSKGKKKESCSKHAPGTSLHLPQPSFRVMDSFSQPDAPPLPAAYYRYIEKPPEDLDADVEYDMDEEDLAWLEMVNQKRTEDGYGSVSADTFELLVDRLEKESYLESRNNGAQQSLIDEDAFCCVCMDDECHNSNVILFCDICNLAVHQECYGVPYIPEGQWLCRCCLQSPSRPVDCVLCPNKGGAFKQTSDGHWAHVVCAIWIPEVCFANTVFLEPIEGINNIPPARWKLTCYICKQKGMGAAIQCHKVNCYTAFHVTCAQRAGLFMKIEPMRETSVNGTTFTVRKTAYCGAHSPPGTLKKGSPAATSEGEEDIMKEEREEEGSTGPPKGSLKKNKVKLKQKIKKEGGDLTDGRSSVPLVMVTQIPSYRLNKICSGLSLQRKNQFMQRLHNYWLLKRQSRNGVPLIRRLHSHLQSQRNAEQKEQDEKTSAVKEELKYWQKLRHDLERARLLIELIRKREKLKREQVKVQQAAMELQLTPFNVLLRTTLDLLQEKDPAQIFAEPVNLNEVPDYLEFISKPMDFSTMRRKLESHLYRTLDEFEEDFNLIVTNCMRYNAKDTIFHRAAVRLRDLGGAILRHARRQAENIGFDTEVGIHLPESPKTEDFYRFSWEDVDNILVPENRAHLSLEAQLKELLEKLDMVSTMRSSGARTRRIRLLRREINSIRQKLAQQQNKTMPNGESAPREEGLDRVLRGEQDDDGEKDDTKPPHPPTLEPTGPAPSLSELDSLQDPPMLKPISESKSLSRLQKRMKSDGELFDKKTLQRESQAFQRLLSDNGLNGLALQATDTPANPPFSGVGRRTSVLFKKAKNGVKLQKGLDCPLENGEDHSQTGQISSSGTEGERQARKRPRSRSCSESDVEKSPRQSGDTGVTNGFGKHVESGSDSECSSGLGSRLTFEACSGLAPPKRSRGKPALSRVPFLDGVNGDSDYSSSGRNLLMSFESQADLEPLELVWAKCRGYPSYPALIIDPKMPREGLLHNGVPIPVPPLDVLKLGEQRQTEAGEKLFLVLFFDNKRTWQWLPRDKVLPLGVDDTVDKLKMMEGRKTSIRKSVQVAYDRAMIHMSRVRGDHPFVTSHYL, encoded by the exons GAGAGACTCTGACATACGCCCAGGCCCAGCGGATTGTAGAGGTTGACATTGATGGACGTCTTCATCGTATCAGCATCTATGATCCTCTGAAGATCATCACAGAGGATGAGCTGACAGCCCAGGACATCACAGAGTGCAACAGCAACAAAGAAAACAGTGAGCAGCCCCTGTTCCCATCGAAGTCCAAGAAAACGCCATCTAAAGGCAAAAAGAAGGAGTCATGTTCCAAACATGCGCCAGGGACATCTTTACACTTACCCCAGCCCAGCTTCCGGGTGATGGACTCCTTCAGCCAGCCTGatgctcctcccctgcctgcagcataCTACCGGTACATTGAGAAACCTCCTGAGGACCTCGATGCAGACGTGGAGTATGACATGGATGAGGAGGATCTGGCTTGGCTGGAAATGGTCAACCAGAAGAGGACGGAGGATGGCTATGGGTCGGTTTCTGCTGACACTTTTGAGCTGCTAGTGGATCGACTGGAGAAGGAGTCCTATTTAGAGAGCCGCAACAACGGGGCTCAGCAGTCCCTCATTGACGAGGACGCCTTCTGCTGCGTCTGCATGGACGATGAGTGTCACAACAGTAACGTCATCCTGTTCTGTGACATCTGTAACTTGGCCGTGCACCAGGAGTGTTACGGCGTGCCCTACATCCCTGAGGGCCAGTGGCTTTGCCGCTGTTGCCTTCAGTCCCCTTCCCGCCCGGTTGATTGTGTTCTTTGTCCAAACAAAGGTGGAGCCTTCAAGCAGACCAGCGATGGCCACTGGGCCCATGTTGTTTGTGCCATCTGGATCCCAGAGGTCTGCTTTGCGAACACTGTGTTCCTGGAGCCCATCGAGGGGATCAACAACATCCCACCCGCTCGCTGGAAACTCACTTGCTACATCTGCAAGCAAAAAGGCATGGGAGCTGCCATCCAGTGCCACAAGGTGAACTGCTACACTGCCTTCCATGTCACCTGTGCCCAGCGTGCTGGTCTCTTCATGAAGATTGAGCCCATGAGAGAGACCAGTGTCAACGGCACGACTTTCACGGTGCGTAAGACTGCTTATTGTGGGGCTCATTCCCCACCTGGGACACTGAAAAAAGGGTCTCCAGCTGCTaccagtgagggggaggaggacattatgaaggaggaaagagaggaggagggcagcactgggcccccCAAGGGATCTCTCAAGAAGAACAAAGTGAAGTTGAAACAGAAGATCAAAAAGGAAGGTGGTGACCTGACAGATGGACGCTCATCTGTGCCACTGGTGATGGTCACACAAATCCCTTCTTACCG GTTGAATAAGATCTGCAGTGGGCTCTCACTCCAGAGGAAGAACCAGTTTATGCAGCGGCTGCACAACTATTGGCTGCTGAAACGCCAGTCGAGGAATGGTGTGCCTCTCATACGGCGCCTGCACTCTCACTTACAGTCCCAAAGAAATGCAGAGCAG AAGGAGCAGGATGAGAAGACCAGTGCAGTGAAAGAGGAACTGAAGTATTGGCAGAAACTGCGGCATGACTTGGAGAGGGCACGGTTGCTTATTGAGCTGATCCGTAAGAGGGAGAAACTTAAACGGGAACAG gTCAAAGTTCAGCAAGCTGCTATGGAGTTACAGCTGACTCCTTTCAATGTACTGCTGCGTACAACCTTGGACCTGCTACAGGAGAAGGATCCTGCCCAGATCTTTGCAGAGCCCGTTAATCTGAATGAG GTTCCAGATTACCTGGAATTCATTTCCAAACCAATGGATTTTTCCACCATGAGGCGGAAGCTGGAGTCCCACCTGTACCGAACCTTGGATGAGTTTGAGGAAGACTTTAACCTTATAGTTACCAACTGCATGAGGTATAATGCTAAAGACACCATTTTCCACCGAGCAGCTGTCCGGCTCAGAGACCTTGGAGGAGCGATATTGCGCCATGCGCGACGGCAGGCTGAAAACATTGGCTTTGACACTGAAGTGGGGATTCACCTGCCTGAGTCGCCCAAAACAGAAGACTTTTACCGCTTTTCCTGGGAGGATG TGGATAACATCCTTGTCCCTGAGAATCGGGCTCACCTTTCCCTGGAGGCGCAGctgaaggagctgctggagaagctGGACATGGTGAGCACCATGAGGTCCAGCGGCGCCAGAACCCGACGCATTCGGCTCCTGAGACGCGAGATCAACTCCATCCGGCAGAAGCTGGCCCAGCAACAGAACAAGACCATGCCGAATGGAGAGTCCGCACCACGGGAGGAAGGGCTTGACAGAGTACTGAGGGGAGAGCAGGATGATGACGGGGAGAAAG atgacaccaagcccccccacccccccactctggAGCCCACAGGACCCGCACCCTCCCTGTCTGAGCTGGACTCTCTGCAGGACCCACCGATGCTCAAGCCCATTAGTGAAAGCAAGTCCTTGAGCCGGCTGCAGAAGCGCATGAAATCGGACGGCGAGCTCTTTGACAAGAAGACGCTGCAGAGGGAGAGCCAAGCCTTCCAGCGCTTGCTCAGTGACAATGGCCTGAACGGCCTGGCCCTTCAGGCCACGGACACTCCTGCCAACCCTCCATTCAGTGGTGTGGGCAGGCGGACAtctgtcctttttaaaaaagctAAGAATGGGGTGAAGCTGCAGAAAGGCCTGGACTGCCCGCTGGAGAACGGAGAGGACCACAGCCAGACTGGACAGATTTCCTCTTCTGGCACAGAGGGTGAGCGGCAAGCCAGGAAACGGCCacggagcaggagctgcagcgaGAGCGATGTTGAGAAATCCCCCAGGCAGTCAGGAGACACAG GAGTGACCAATGGCTTTGGGAAACACGTGGAAAGCGGGTCTGACtcagagtgcagctctggccttGGCAGCAGGCTGACATTTGAAGCGTGCAG TGGTTTGGCTCCTCCGAAACGTAGTCGAGGGAAGCCTGCACTTTCTCGGGTTCCATTCTTGGATGGTGTGAACGGAGACTCTGATTACAGCAGCTCAG GCAGAAACCTCTTGATGTCCTTTGAGAGTCAGGCTGACCTGGAACCCTTGGAGCTTGTGTGGGCCAAGTGTCGAGGCTATCCATCCTACCCTGCCTTG ATAATTGATCCTAAGATGCCACGTGAGGGCCTCCTTCACAATGgtgtccccatccctgtccctccCCTTGACGTGTTGAAGCTGGGGGAACAGAGGCAGACAGAGGCAGGAGAAAAGCTCTTCCTTGTCCTTTTCTTTGACAACAAGAGAACCTG GCAGTGGCTTCCACGTGACAAAGTACTTCCCCTTGGAGTGGATGATACGGTGGACAAGCTAAAGATGATGGAAGGCCGAAAGACCAGCATCCGCAAGTCCGTCCAGGTGGCGTATGACCGAGCCATGATCCACATGAGCCGTGTACGGGGAGACCACCCCTTTGTCACATCACATTACCTGTAG
- the BRPF3 gene encoding bromodomain and PHD finger-containing protein 3 isoform X1: MRKPRRRSRQNLEGRRSPSPYSLKCSPTRETLTYAQAQRIVEVDIDGRLHRISIYDPLKIITEDELTAQDITECNSNKENSEQPLFPSKSKKTPSKGKKKESCSKHAPGTSLHLPQPSFRVMDSFSQPDAPPLPAAYYRYIEKPPEDLDADVEYDMDEEDLAWLEMVNQKRTEDGYGSVSADTFELLVDRLEKESYLESRNNGAQQSLIDEDAFCCVCMDDECHNSNVILFCDICNLAVHQECYGVPYIPEGQWLCRCCLQSPSRPVDCVLCPNKGGAFKQTSDGHWAHVVCAIWIPEVCFANTVFLEPIEGINNIPPARWKLTCYICKQKGMGAAIQCHKVNCYTAFHVTCAQRAGLFMKIEPMRETSVNGTTFTVRKTAYCGAHSPPGTLKKGSPAATSEGEEDIMKEEREEEGSTGPPKGSLKKNKVKLKQKIKKEGGDLTDGRSSVPLVMVTQIPSYRLNKICSGLSLQRKNQFMQRLHNYWLLKRQSRNGVPLIRRLHSHLQSQRNAEQKEQDEKTSAVKEELKYWQKLRHDLERARLLIELIRKREKLKREQVKVQQAAMELQLTPFNVLLRTTLDLLQEKDPAQIFAEPVNLNEVPDYLEFISKPMDFSTMRRKLESHLYRTLDEFEEDFNLIVTNCMRYNAKDTIFHRAAVRLRDLGGAILRHARRQAENIGFDTEVGIHLPESPKTEDFYRFSWEDVDNILVPENRAHLSLEAQLKELLEKLDMVSTMRSSGARTRRIRLLRREINSIRQKLAQQQNKTMPNGESAPREEGLDRVLRGEQDDDGEKADDTKPPHPPTLEPTGPAPSLSELDSLQDPPMLKPISESKSLSRLQKRMKSDGELFDKKTLQRESQAFQRLLSDNGLNGLALQATDTPANPPFSGVGRRTSVLFKKAKNGVKLQKGLDCPLENGEDHSQTGQISSSGTEGERQARKRPRSRSCSESDVEKSPRQSGDTAGVTNGFGKHVESGSDSECSSGLGSRLTFEACSGLAPPKRSRGKPALSRVPFLDGVNGDSDYSSSGRNLLMSFESQADLEPLELVWAKCRGYPSYPALIIDPKMPREGLLHNGVPIPVPPLDVLKLGEQRQTEAGEKLFLVLFFDNKRTWQWLPRDKVLPLGVDDTVDKLKMMEGRKTSIRKSVQVAYDRAMIHMSRVRGDHPFVTSHYL, translated from the exons GAGAGACTCTGACATACGCCCAGGCCCAGCGGATTGTAGAGGTTGACATTGATGGACGTCTTCATCGTATCAGCATCTATGATCCTCTGAAGATCATCACAGAGGATGAGCTGACAGCCCAGGACATCACAGAGTGCAACAGCAACAAAGAAAACAGTGAGCAGCCCCTGTTCCCATCGAAGTCCAAGAAAACGCCATCTAAAGGCAAAAAGAAGGAGTCATGTTCCAAACATGCGCCAGGGACATCTTTACACTTACCCCAGCCCAGCTTCCGGGTGATGGACTCCTTCAGCCAGCCTGatgctcctcccctgcctgcagcataCTACCGGTACATTGAGAAACCTCCTGAGGACCTCGATGCAGACGTGGAGTATGACATGGATGAGGAGGATCTGGCTTGGCTGGAAATGGTCAACCAGAAGAGGACGGAGGATGGCTATGGGTCGGTTTCTGCTGACACTTTTGAGCTGCTAGTGGATCGACTGGAGAAGGAGTCCTATTTAGAGAGCCGCAACAACGGGGCTCAGCAGTCCCTCATTGACGAGGACGCCTTCTGCTGCGTCTGCATGGACGATGAGTGTCACAACAGTAACGTCATCCTGTTCTGTGACATCTGTAACTTGGCCGTGCACCAGGAGTGTTACGGCGTGCCCTACATCCCTGAGGGCCAGTGGCTTTGCCGCTGTTGCCTTCAGTCCCCTTCCCGCCCGGTTGATTGTGTTCTTTGTCCAAACAAAGGTGGAGCCTTCAAGCAGACCAGCGATGGCCACTGGGCCCATGTTGTTTGTGCCATCTGGATCCCAGAGGTCTGCTTTGCGAACACTGTGTTCCTGGAGCCCATCGAGGGGATCAACAACATCCCACCCGCTCGCTGGAAACTCACTTGCTACATCTGCAAGCAAAAAGGCATGGGAGCTGCCATCCAGTGCCACAAGGTGAACTGCTACACTGCCTTCCATGTCACCTGTGCCCAGCGTGCTGGTCTCTTCATGAAGATTGAGCCCATGAGAGAGACCAGTGTCAACGGCACGACTTTCACGGTGCGTAAGACTGCTTATTGTGGGGCTCATTCCCCACCTGGGACACTGAAAAAAGGGTCTCCAGCTGCTaccagtgagggggaggaggacattatgaaggaggaaagagaggaggagggcagcactgggcccccCAAGGGATCTCTCAAGAAGAACAAAGTGAAGTTGAAACAGAAGATCAAAAAGGAAGGTGGTGACCTGACAGATGGACGCTCATCTGTGCCACTGGTGATGGTCACACAAATCCCTTCTTACCG GTTGAATAAGATCTGCAGTGGGCTCTCACTCCAGAGGAAGAACCAGTTTATGCAGCGGCTGCACAACTATTGGCTGCTGAAACGCCAGTCGAGGAATGGTGTGCCTCTCATACGGCGCCTGCACTCTCACTTACAGTCCCAAAGAAATGCAGAGCAG AAGGAGCAGGATGAGAAGACCAGTGCAGTGAAAGAGGAACTGAAGTATTGGCAGAAACTGCGGCATGACTTGGAGAGGGCACGGTTGCTTATTGAGCTGATCCGTAAGAGGGAGAAACTTAAACGGGAACAG gTCAAAGTTCAGCAAGCTGCTATGGAGTTACAGCTGACTCCTTTCAATGTACTGCTGCGTACAACCTTGGACCTGCTACAGGAGAAGGATCCTGCCCAGATCTTTGCAGAGCCCGTTAATCTGAATGAG GTTCCAGATTACCTGGAATTCATTTCCAAACCAATGGATTTTTCCACCATGAGGCGGAAGCTGGAGTCCCACCTGTACCGAACCTTGGATGAGTTTGAGGAAGACTTTAACCTTATAGTTACCAACTGCATGAGGTATAATGCTAAAGACACCATTTTCCACCGAGCAGCTGTCCGGCTCAGAGACCTTGGAGGAGCGATATTGCGCCATGCGCGACGGCAGGCTGAAAACATTGGCTTTGACACTGAAGTGGGGATTCACCTGCCTGAGTCGCCCAAAACAGAAGACTTTTACCGCTTTTCCTGGGAGGATG TGGATAACATCCTTGTCCCTGAGAATCGGGCTCACCTTTCCCTGGAGGCGCAGctgaaggagctgctggagaagctGGACATGGTGAGCACCATGAGGTCCAGCGGCGCCAGAACCCGACGCATTCGGCTCCTGAGACGCGAGATCAACTCCATCCGGCAGAAGCTGGCCCAGCAACAGAACAAGACCATGCCGAATGGAGAGTCCGCACCACGGGAGGAAGGGCTTGACAGAGTACTGAGGGGAGAGCAGGATGATGACGGGGAGAAAG cagatgacaccaagcccccccacccccccactctggAGCCCACAGGACCCGCACCCTCCCTGTCTGAGCTGGACTCTCTGCAGGACCCACCGATGCTCAAGCCCATTAGTGAAAGCAAGTCCTTGAGCCGGCTGCAGAAGCGCATGAAATCGGACGGCGAGCTCTTTGACAAGAAGACGCTGCAGAGGGAGAGCCAAGCCTTCCAGCGCTTGCTCAGTGACAATGGCCTGAACGGCCTGGCCCTTCAGGCCACGGACACTCCTGCCAACCCTCCATTCAGTGGTGTGGGCAGGCGGACAtctgtcctttttaaaaaagctAAGAATGGGGTGAAGCTGCAGAAAGGCCTGGACTGCCCGCTGGAGAACGGAGAGGACCACAGCCAGACTGGACAGATTTCCTCTTCTGGCACAGAGGGTGAGCGGCAAGCCAGGAAACGGCCacggagcaggagctgcagcgaGAGCGATGTTGAGAAATCCCCCAGGCAGTCAGGAGACACAG CAGGAGTGACCAATGGCTTTGGGAAACACGTGGAAAGCGGGTCTGACtcagagtgcagctctggccttGGCAGCAGGCTGACATTTGAAGCGTGCAG TGGTTTGGCTCCTCCGAAACGTAGTCGAGGGAAGCCTGCACTTTCTCGGGTTCCATTCTTGGATGGTGTGAACGGAGACTCTGATTACAGCAGCTCAG GCAGAAACCTCTTGATGTCCTTTGAGAGTCAGGCTGACCTGGAACCCTTGGAGCTTGTGTGGGCCAAGTGTCGAGGCTATCCATCCTACCCTGCCTTG ATAATTGATCCTAAGATGCCACGTGAGGGCCTCCTTCACAATGgtgtccccatccctgtccctccCCTTGACGTGTTGAAGCTGGGGGAACAGAGGCAGACAGAGGCAGGAGAAAAGCTCTTCCTTGTCCTTTTCTTTGACAACAAGAGAACCTG GCAGTGGCTTCCACGTGACAAAGTACTTCCCCTTGGAGTGGATGATACGGTGGACAAGCTAAAGATGATGGAAGGCCGAAAGACCAGCATCCGCAAGTCCGTCCAGGTGGCGTATGACCGAGCCATGATCCACATGAGCCGTGTACGGGGAGACCACCCCTTTGTCACATCACATTACCTGTAG